A region of the Lagopus muta isolate bLagMut1 chromosome 2, bLagMut1 primary, whole genome shotgun sequence genome:
TGATAATTGTCAGTATCCATTTTTACCTTACCCTGTAGATGAAGTAGCCCTCTCTCACTGGAAGATTCAACTCACTTAGATGATCTTTACCACCAGGTAAATGTGTGGCATGCCTATAGGAAGTTACTGCAGTACAGCTGACGTGCAGTAGTTTGGATTTCCATAGCTATGCCTATACTGGGGTAGGCTGTATGCATTGTATGGAGAATGTGATCTGTATTTCATGTGGGTCAGCAGTGGAATTTCCTCTACAACAACTTTCTTTGTCCCAACCTGCTGAAGCTTTATTGCTGTCCAGAAAGAGTCAGGGATAAGAGGTGTTAACCCTGACTTGGTGATCAGAGCAGTGTACTGCTAGGTGAATTTGAGGATTTGGTCCTAAAAGAAGATTTTGAGAGCTGGGATTtctgcttgctgaatgcttcaGCAGCTGGGCATCATTACTTCAGTGCTCACAACTGCTCTCCTGCAGAGAAGGCTGTAGGGCTCTGAATCCAGGCTGATAGTAATGCTTGCTTTGTAGCACTTGGGAAAACACTTTAATTCCTTATGTATCTATATTTAATGCTTCTTATTGCCAAAGCTGCAGACAGATAAATgtttaaattgtatttaatcCAAGACTGAAGTGCCGTGGTCTTTATAGCCTCTGGAATTAATCTGTTCACCTACCACAATGTTTTGAGCCCACTGCAAACTAGACTAGACTAggcttattttcttctcttagttTAGATTTCTTGAACGTAAtgcatgaaattaaaatgcaattttcctTCATGCACAATGTTTTCCACATCATTTTGCTCGGGCTTCTGCATAATTAACATCTAGTAATCtaagtttaaatttaaaagagaagagcTAAGATACATCTAATCATGTGTCCCAAATAGCATgtgttcatttttcaaattgtCTGCATACCAAGAACGCCATGCTTCCTCCCAAAGGGGAATTTTCTTAATCCTcagttttaaatcattttatgagtttctttctgttgcaaagcaaacagctcaTCATCTGTACGGGTATATAAGTGTTCCAACTCAGTAAACGTTTGTGTTATATACAGGATTAGCACATTAAGTTAGTTTGTAGCTATCTGTCTTCATGCTGATTTAATTAGACATGTTCAATcattggagaaaacaaaaaaaaaaattacttgtcTGATGTCTATGTTCACTTCCAGGTCTGTATTATATTCACTGATTTTGGAAAAATGCAGAACGTTTGCAATTTACTTACTGAAAAGTTAGGAACTTCTGTTACCATCAGCCCACCTCATTTCTACCACACGCCAGAAGCCATAGACACCCTTCGGTAAGTTTTCTCTTGTGCCACAAATTTTACAGCCTCAGATAATATTTAATATGCATACTTAATTTCTACAGTTCGTAATGGGGGAAAATAGTTTCCTTCATACATAAGAAAATTTGTGTTTCAGATTTTAGCATTTGGTCTAAATATAACTTAATGCTTTTCAGCTTAGGAGATTGAATCTTGTTCTTTCTGCAGTGCCCCTGCGCAAAGGCAGAATGTGATAAATGTTTTCTCACTGATTTCCATTGGAAGAATAACCTACTGCAAATATTAGGTCAACACAATTTGACTTAGGTTACATCAGCATGTGTTTCTTGAATTTATTCGTGAAGGTACAATTATGTTACCAGATGTTGATAATTCTAAGTACCTTTACCAATTCCCAGTGCTGACAGCTACTGATGTGCTCTGACATGAGCCATATGCAGTGCTTACTTAGAATCAGAACATGCTCCTTGCTTATAGTCTTGCTATTTTAGTCTTGCTGTTTGTACAAGTTGGCTTTGCTTATTACCATGCTGCTTTTTCTACCTCTCAGCCGTAGAGTGTGTGTCTCTGCTGTTGGAAACACACGGCAGAAAGCTCAAGAAGTGTGTCGGCTGTTTGGCCAGTCATTGGGAAAGCCTTTAttaataaaagaagaagaaacaaaagaatggGGAGGCCACATAGACAGTCACCTATCTAACTCCCCAGACTCACTGACACTGCAGGAAAGAATCCAGAATGCCACTGCTTATGCATCCTGTAGAGTGTTTGCTGTGTTTGagataaagggaaaagaaaacagaagaaacaagttgctttaaaaagatACTTTCTTAATAaatttttatgctttcttaataaatataaaactcaaatgtttcatttttttctgctctgcaacCTACCAGTTGTTCACTTCTGATGAATTGAATCCTTCAACATAAAACACCCTTAGGAATGCTTTATTCcatcataagaaaaaaaaaacaaacccaccaTGCATTAGTTTTTATCTTGGTGTCTATTTGCTCCAGTTTATAAAGGAAATATGTTGTCCAGATGTACATTATATGTACAGATACTTGAATGCTTCAGTCATGAGGATAGATGTCTCTCAACCACGGCTGCAAAATATACTTTGATCCATCATATCCACAGAAATAGACTTTCACATCGGGGTGGTGTac
Encoded here:
- the IRAK1BP1 gene encoding interleukin-1 receptor-associated kinase 1-binding protein 1, coding for MALPVPPPARVFAELCPVPAPASVPAPLPAGGGCGLPAPSGREVHVRGSAELSAVPDRARVSLRLGSRKGVAGAARSSVSRRLEYIAQSARQRGVPEENMTVTEDFSRVEDTYQMEAEVCIIFTDFGKMQNVCNLLTEKLGTSVTISPPHFYHTPEAIDTLRRRVCVSAVGNTRQKAQEVCRLFGQSLGKPLLIKEEETKEWGGHIDSHLSNSPDSLTLQERIQNATAYASCRVFAVFEIKGKENRRNKLL